Proteins from a single region of Actinomycetota bacterium:
- a CDS encoding glycosyltransferase family 4 protein produces the protein MKIAQIAPPWYPIPPAGYGGIELVVSLLTEGLVQRGHDVTLFASGDSSTEAELVSVFKFAPTKEIGQVYPDLLHVLNAYERASEFDIIHDHSGMIGPALGSFCSTPVLHTLHGPATERAKYLYSRLKDKIYFNAISEYQRKCFGNLNFVATIYNAIDIHAYPFSPRKGNYLLFLGRMSPEKGVHLAVEVANRLKKKLVLVTKMAEEREKRYYKTQVEPLLSKNVEILGQVDLKTKAELYMNAECTLFPIQWPEPFGLVMVESMATGTPVVALRNGSTPEVIVHKKTGFIVDSMEEMVKAVAKVEEIDPKMCRKHVEERFSAERMVGDYEKTYQRILGFTTMQDTDTYYFQHLC, from the coding sequence ATGAAGATCGCACAGATCGCACCACCTTGGTATCCCATCCCACCGGCGGGATACGGTGGAATTGAGCTCGTGGTGAGCTTGCTCACGGAGGGGCTTGTCCAGCGGGGGCACGATGTAACTCTGTTTGCCTCCGGTGATTCATCAACGGAAGCCGAATTGGTATCGGTATTTAAATTCGCTCCCACCAAGGAAATCGGTCAAGTTTACCCCGATCTTCTTCATGTTCTCAATGCTTACGAGAGGGCAAGTGAATTCGACATCATCCACGATCATAGTGGGATGATCGGTCCAGCTCTCGGCTCTTTTTGCTCTACGCCAGTCCTGCATACCTTGCATGGACCGGCAACGGAAAGAGCCAAATACTTATATAGTAGGCTTAAAGACAAGATTTACTTTAATGCCATATCCGAATATCAGCGCAAGTGTTTTGGGAACTTAAACTTCGTTGCCACCATCTATAATGCCATCGATATTCACGCTTATCCCTTTTCTCCACGGAAGGGCAATTATTTGCTATTTCTTGGAAGGATGAGCCCAGAGAAGGGAGTCCATCTTGCAGTCGAAGTTGCAAACCGCCTCAAAAAGAAATTGGTCTTGGTGACGAAGATGGCTGAGGAGCGTGAAAAGCGATACTATAAGACCCAGGTTGAACCCCTGCTCTCAAAAAATGTTGAAATTTTGGGCCAGGTTGATTTGAAGACCAAAGCTGAACTTTATATGAATGCGGAATGTACATTATTTCCTATCCAATGGCCCGAGCCCTTCGGTCTGGTGATGGTCGAGTCGATGGCCACCGGAACTCCCGTAGTTGCTTTAAGGAACGGTTCCACACCTGAAGTTATCGTTCATAAAAAGACCGGTTTTATCGTTGATTCCATGGAAGAAATGGTAAAAGCTGTTGCTAAGGTGGAAGAGATCGATCCCAAGATGTGCCGCAAACATGTGGAGGAAAGATTCTCAGCGGAAAGGATGGTTGGCGATTACGAAAAGACGTATCAAAGGATACTGGGTTTTACAACGATGCAAGATACGGACACCTATTATTTCCAACACCTCTGTTAA